The following coding sequences are from one Primulina eburnea isolate SZY01 chromosome 15, ASM2296580v1, whole genome shotgun sequence window:
- the LOC140815552 gene encoding uncharacterized protein produces MTLNWNGFKEVFYSKYFTEEVRSRLSRELMTLRHGDSSVADFVRKFERGCHFVPLIANNTQGKLRHFMDGLRPILRCDVRVAGPTTYFVAVSRALAEEQGQKDIEIDGQGKMPYQAPQQQKQRPPFKKPFQGQPRKKSYQGPLKGKGPIQQQKVPQGPASDHVLKDCPQWVQTTQGRVFAMHAQETNPDTTLLTGNIFIKRLTTKALIDSGATHSFISETFANHLDIKSIGLDVNYSVTIPSGEELLATSVIRDVDLELQGHLVYADLIVLPMPEFDIILGIDCLTKNRFLINFQKRHEDSFTKGVRPSWPASFQTCCAHSIYI; encoded by the exons ATGACGTTGAATTGGAACGGATTTaaggaggtcttttactccaagtacttcactgaagaagtacgaTCCAGATTGTCCAGGGAGTTAATGACGCTGCGTCATGGAGATagcagcgtggcagacttcGTCAGAAAGTTTgaaagggggtgtcactttgtacccctgataGCTAACAATACCCAGgggaagctgaggcatttcatggatgggttgcggccgatcttacgCTGTGATGTCAGGGTTGCTGGTCCTACTACCTATTTCGTTGCAGTATCTAGAGCCTTGGCGGAAGAGCAGGGCCAGAAGGATATCGAGATTGATGGGCAGGGCAAGatgccctatcaggctccacagCAGCAGAAACAGCGACCTCCGTTCAAGAAGCCTTTCCAGGGACAGCCAAGAAAGAAGTCATATCAGGGACCGCTgaagggcaagggtcctattCAGCAGCAGAAGGTGCCTCAGGGGCCTG CCAGTGACCATGTGCTTAAGGACTGCCCGCAGTGGGTGCAGACGACCCAAGggagggtattcgccatgcatgctcaggagaCAAACCCAGACACGACACTGTTGACTg GGAACATTTTCATCAAGAGATTAACCACGAAggccctgatagattcaggagccactcattCCTTTATATCGGAGACATTCGCTAATCATTTAGACATCAAGTCCATCGGCCTTGATGTGAACTACTCAGTGACaatcccatcaggggaagaactGTTAGCTACCAGCGTGATCAGAGATGTTGATCTAGAACTGCAAGGCCACCTGGTATATGCCGACCTGATagtgttgccgatgccagagtttgatattatCTTGGGAATAGACTGTTTGACGAAGAACAGATTCCTGATTAACTTTCAGAAAAG gcacgaAGACTCATTCACAAagggtgtcaggccttcttggccagcatcATTTCAAACCTGTTGTGCCCACTCCATCTATATCtga